A window of Magnolia sinica isolate HGM2019 chromosome 13, MsV1, whole genome shotgun sequence genomic DNA:
AGAGATATGAGgcaaggagagagaggagagctaTAGCCAATGCTAGAAGGAAGCTCATGGCAATCGCACCGCTGCCACGGCCCATGTTCAGGACAGCAACCACGTCCAGGGCCCGCATGGTCCCGGTAACTCCGTCCTTCCCACCGATGAACTACCGCCCAATAATCCACCACCAGGTGGTACGTCCCCCATTCCGAAGCAATGCTGAGAGAAGGATcagggccccacatcacatgatgGGCCCAGGAAACTGGACCACGCCGCCAACCAACGCTCACAATGTAGAGCTTGATCTGAGCCTGCGGCTCGGCGGGcatcgagaagaagaagaagtgaccTCTAAGCTGAATTTAAGGTCACCCCAGCTGGATCTGACCTTGGCTCCCTTCCAACCTCAAGACGAACCGGATTTGACATTGAAGCTCTAATGCAATATTATCTTTCTATG
This region includes:
- the LOC131223953 gene encoding protein LATE FLOWERING-like — translated: MANKASISSIKFKTHAGDLARAFPFVCPYCPKRFNCSQALGGHINAHRQERYEARRERRAIANARRKLMAIAPLPRPMFRTATTSRARMVPVTPSFPPMNYRPIIHHQVVRPPFRSNAERRIRAPHHMMGPGNWTTPPTNAHNVELDLSLRLGGHREEEEVTSKLNLRSPQLDLTLAPFQPQDEPDLTLKL